A genomic region of Antennarius striatus isolate MH-2024 chromosome 16, ASM4005453v1, whole genome shotgun sequence contains the following coding sequences:
- the LOC137609826 gene encoding protein VCF1, translated as MLTDNRKRQRSGGDEDCGNLVPQAKRQSRRHPLSPEPGRDAWDSESSNSESSLSCPEYAAGSCTSQCVVGPCSPVSSGDSSEFNSTANLVTYVQINHILKQAHFQSLQSRGRLRDT; from the exons ATGTTGACTGATAACAG GAAAAGGCAGCGCAGTGGTGGAGATGAAGACTGCGGCAACCTGGTTCCACAAGCCAAAAGGCAGAGCAGGCGTCACCCCCTCTCTCCTGAACCAGGCCGGGATGCCTGGGACTCAGAG TCATCCAACAGTGAAAGCAGCTTGAGCTGTCCAGAATATGCTGCTGGGAGTTGCACCAGTCAGTGTGTCGTGGGCCCCTGTAGTCCGGTCAGCTCTGGTGACTCCTCAGAATTTAACAGTACTGCAAACCTAGTGACCTACGTGCAGATTAACCACATCCTGAAGCAAGCCCACTTCCAGAGTCTGCAGAGCCGAGGTCGTCTCAGAGACACATGA